A single genomic interval of Helianthus annuus cultivar XRQ/B chromosome 13, HanXRQr2.0-SUNRISE, whole genome shotgun sequence harbors:
- the LOC110899256 gene encoding flowering-promoting factor 1-like protein 3 — protein sequence MSGVWVFKNGVVRLVENPGGDSLQGSSRGKVLVHLPTNQVVTSYQALEQMLTSIGWERYYDDPSLLQFHKRSTIHLISLPKNFNKLKSMHMYDIVVKTRNVFEVRDS from the coding sequence ATGTCTGGTGTTTGGGTGTTCAAGAATGGTGTGGTTAGACTCGTAGAGAACCCGGGTGGGGACTCCTTGCAAGGTTCGTCTCGTGGCAAGGTGCTGGTGCACCTGCCCACGAACCAAGTGGTCACCTCATACCAAGCTCTTGAGCAAATGTTGACATCTATTGGCTGGGAAAGGTACTATGACGATCCTAGCCTTCTTCAGTTTCATAAACGATCAACGATTCACCTTATATCTCTCCCTAAGAACTTCAACAAGCTCAAGTCGATGCACATGTATGATATCGTGGTCAAGACTCGCAATGTCTTCGAAGTAAGGGATTCGTAG
- the LOC110901642 gene encoding uncharacterized protein LOC110901642, producing MRVFIKSKSPKTFAETVEAGAVMAAEMILRQAEFPAPKRKWEERKGDTRNNNFKRPKTFPQCQICKRFHTGECRFPCPNCKKTGHALQECKEKKKCFKCGDPNHMRSECPELKRNDRTQLNQPKGRAFVLTTEEAKTNTNVITGTYLINDVYARVLFDTGANRSLVSTTFRPYLNQASQTLDHAFTVEMADGSQREIVDIVKNCKISLNNHVIPIDLMPMELGEFDIVIGMDWLTPYHAEVICDKRIVRLRLPNGEQLTVSGDRTDKTKNLITIAQAHKCLRKGYVAFLVYVVNTTEKQKVEDVPVVREYPEVFPDELPGLPSDRQVEFRIDLVPGYSEVPKCFLAFS from the exons ATGAGGGTGTTTATCAAATCCAAATCCCCCAAGACTTTTGCAGAAACTGTTGAGGCTGGCGCCGTCATGGCTGCCGAGATGATTCTGCGGCAGGCTGAATTTCCCGCACCAAAAAGAAAGTGGGAAGAAAGAAAGGGGGACACCCGGAATAACAACTTTAAAAGGCCTAAAACATTTCCTCAATGTCAAATTTGCAAACGTTTTCATACGGGGGAATGTCGTTTTCCTTGTCCAAATTGTAAAAAGACGGGTCATGCTCTTCAAGAATGCAAGGAAAAGAAGaagtgtttcaaatgtggagacccTAACCACATGAGATCTGAATGTCCCGAACTTAAAAGAAATGATAGGACACAACTAAATCAGCCAAAAGGGCGGGCATTTGTACTCACCACAGAAGAAGCCAAGACCAATACAAACGTTATCACGGGTACGTATCTCATAAATGATGTAtatgcacgtgtgttatttgataccggtgcaaATAGAAGTCTAGTGTCGACTACCTTTAGACCTTACTTGAACCAGGCGTCCCAAACCCTAGATCATGCCTTTACAGTAGAAATGGCTGATGGAAGTCAAAGAGAGATAGTTGACATAGTTAAGAATTGTAAAATAAGCTTAAACAACCATGTTATCCCTATAGACCTAATGCCTATGGAGCTTGGAGAATTCGACATAGTCATAGGAATGGACTGGTTGACACCATATCATGCGGAAGTTATATGTGACAAAAGGATCGTCCGACTCCGATTACCCAATGGTGAACAACTAACTGTATCGGGAGACCGCACTGACAAGACTAAGAACCTCATCACGATAGCACAAGCACATAAATGCCTAAGGAAagggtatgttgcctttttagtatATGTCGTAAACACTACAGAAAAGCAGAAGGTCGAGGACGTGCCAGTAGTACGAGAATACCCCGAAGTGTTTCCCGATGAGCTCCCGGGACTACCATCGGATAGACAGgttgagtttcgcattgaccTAGTTCCAG GTTATTCGGAGGTGCCCAAGTGTTTCTTGGCTTTTTCTTGA